The proteins below come from a single Serinus canaria isolate serCan28SL12 chromosome 6, serCan2020, whole genome shotgun sequence genomic window:
- the EIF3F gene encoding eukaryotic translation initiation factor 3 subunit F: protein MAATAPSAAPPAAAPPQSPTAAPTAPAGSAPPAAAPTPPAAPAPPPAAPLSAALSGPFPGGRVVRLHPVVLASIVDSFERRNEGAARVIGTLLGTVDKHSVEVTNCFSVPHNESEDEVAVDMEFAKNMYELHKKVSPSEIILGWYATGHDITEHSVLIHEYYSREAHNPIHLTVDTSLQNSRMSIKAYVSAPMGVPGKTMGVMFTPLTVKYVYYDTERIGVDLIMKTCFSPNRVIGLSSDLQQVGSASARIQDTLTMVLQYAEDVLSGKVAADNTVGRFLMDLINQVPKISPEDFETMLNSNINDLLMVTYLANLTQSQIALNEKLLSL from the exons ATGGCTGCTACAGCTCCCAGTGCGGCTCCTCCCGCGGCTGCTCCGCCGCAGAGTCCGACGGCGGCTCCCACTGCCCCGGCGGGGAGCGCTCCCCCCGCGGCCGCGCCGACTCCGCCggccgcgccggccccgccaCCCGCCGCCCCACTGTCAGCCGCGCTCTCGGGCCCCTTCCCCGGCGGCCGCGTGGTGCGGCTGCACCCGGTTGTGCTCGCCTCCATCGTGGACAGCTTCGAGCGGCGCAACGAGGGCGCGGCGCGGGTCATCGGGACGCTGCTGG GGACCGTGGACAAGCACTCGGTGGAGGTGACCAACTGCTTCTCCGTCCCGCACAACGAGTCCGAGGATGAG GTGGCTGTGGATATGGAATTTGCCAAAAACATGTATGAGTTGCACAAGAAGGTGTCTCCTAGCGAGATCATCTTGGGCTG GTATGCAACAGGTCATGACATCACGGAGCACTCGGTCCTGATCCATGAGTATTACAGCCGGGAAGCACACAATCCAATCCACCTCACTGTGGACACAAGTCTCCAGAATTCACGCATGAGCATTAAAGCCTATGTCAG tgccCCAATGGGAGTTCCTGGTAAAACTATGGGCGTGATGTTCACACCACTAACAGTGAAATATGTTTATTATGATACAGAGCGGATAGGAG tggatCTTATCATGAAGACCTGCTTTAGCCCCAACCGAGTGATTGGCTTGTCAAGTGACTTGCAGCAGGTGGGGTCGGCGTCAGCCAGGATCCAGGACACTCTGACCATGGTGCTGCAGTACGCCGAGGACGTGCTG TCTGGCAAAGTGGCTGCTGACAACACTGTTGGGCGCTTCCTGATGGATCTTATTAACCAGGTGCCAAAGATTTCACCAGAGGACTTTGAGACCATGTTGAACAGCAATATCAAT GACCTACTGATGGTAACCTACTTGGCAAATCTCACACAGTCACAGATTGCTCTCAATGAAAAACTTCTGAGTTTATAA